In the bacterium genome, one interval contains:
- the prs gene encoding ribose-phosphate diphosphokinase has product MQTEMQLCHGSANGDLANAVGRVLEAQLGHTAMYDGIVSRIGSPFNDGEPRVQIIGNARGRSIYIVQSTHQPGDNFMELAAMVNAANLASAGRIIAVIPYFGYARQDKKVLPRTPITAAVVCTMLEALGVHHIMTTDLHAGQIQGMFRGPFDNLKALPVVLRQVVRDLGITREQMPRDVALVSPDDNGAERCRETGEVVGCGLVTFYMKGRDHDGHLIAGGVIRDPALVAGRTVLLIDDMIATGGTMKQAAIACKEAGAQRVIVIAVHPVFSTDTETGMSAYELLADAPIEYCYCTDTIPFSEERCRWTNSQKSAGAHRDPNRAVTAFRQLAARTTIVPISKLFADAISEVQTRGSVSAIFRRTCEAIFS; this is encoded by the coding sequence ATGCAAACGGAGATGCAGCTGTGCCACGGGAGTGCCAACGGTGACCTCGCCAACGCAGTCGGACGAGTACTCGAAGCGCAGCTTGGTCACACGGCGATGTACGATGGGATCGTGTCGCGCATTGGATCACCGTTCAACGACGGAGAGCCGCGCGTCCAGATCATCGGCAACGCCCGCGGACGGAGCATCTACATTGTGCAGTCCACGCATCAACCCGGCGACAACTTCATGGAACTCGCCGCGATGGTGAACGCAGCGAACCTTGCATCTGCGGGGCGCATCATCGCGGTCATCCCGTACTTCGGCTACGCGCGGCAGGATAAGAAGGTGCTGCCGCGGACACCGATCACTGCAGCGGTCGTGTGCACGATGCTCGAAGCGCTCGGCGTGCACCACATCATGACGACGGACCTCCACGCCGGTCAGATCCAGGGGATGTTCCGCGGCCCATTCGATAACCTCAAGGCACTGCCCGTGGTACTCCGGCAGGTTGTGCGCGACCTCGGGATCACGCGGGAGCAGATGCCTCGTGACGTCGCACTCGTCTCGCCGGATGACAACGGTGCCGAGCGGTGTCGCGAGACCGGGGAGGTCGTCGGATGCGGACTCGTCACCTTCTACATGAAGGGGCGCGACCACGACGGCCATCTCATCGCGGGTGGCGTCATCCGCGACCCCGCGCTCGTCGCCGGTCGTACGGTCCTCCTCATTGACGACATGATCGCAACCGGCGGCACTATGAAGCAGGCCGCGATCGCGTGCAAGGAAGCCGGCGCGCAGCGCGTCATCGTCATCGCGGTGCACCCCGTATTCTCGACGGACACCGAGACCGGGATGAGCGCGTACGAGCTGCTCGCCGATGCGCCGATCGAGTACTGCTACTGCACCGATACGATTCCATTCTCCGAGGAGCGGTGTCGGTGGACGAACAGCCAGAAGAGCGCCGGAGCGCACCGTGATCCCAATCGTGCGGTGACGGCGTTCCGCCAGCTCGCAGCGCGGACGACCATCGTTCCGATCAGCAAGCTGTTCGCGGATGCCATCTCCGAGGTGCAAACGCGCGGCTCGGTGAGCGCGATCTTCCGTCGGACGTGCGAGGCGATTTTCTCGTAG